The Nocardiopsis composta genome includes the window TCCTTGAGCAGGGCCCGGGCGATCGACACCCGCTGCCGCTCGCCGCCGGAGAGCTGCGCGCCCCGCTCGCCGACCCGGGTCGCCCAGCCGTCCGGCAGCCGGTCGACGACCTCGTCCAGCCGGGCCCGCCGGCTCGCCTCGCGCAGCTCGGCGCCGGTGGCCCCGGGCCGGCCCAGCCGCACGTTCTCCTCGATGGTCCCGTCGAACAGGTAGACGTCCTGGAAGACCAGGGCGAGCCGGCGCATCAGCGCCTCGGTGCCGATGTCGCGCACGTCCACCCCGCCGATCGCCACCGTCCCCGCGTCGGCGTCGAAGAACCGGGCGATGAGCCGGGTGACGGTCGTCTTGCCGCTGCCGGACGGCCCGACGAGCGCGGTGGTGCCGCCCTCGGGGGCGGTGAACGAGACGCCCTTCAGCACCGGGACCGCCTCGCCGCCCTCGGCGGGGTAGCCGAAGTGCACGCCGGTGAAGGACACGTCGCTGCTCTCGGGCTCGCGGGGCGCGCCGGGCTCGGGCAGCGGCGGGGTCTCCAGCAGCTCGACCGCGCGCCGCAGGTTGGCGGTGGCCACCCGCAGCGCGCCGCCGTACTCGCTGAGCAGGGAGAGCGGCTCCACGAACCGGTTGGCCAGCACCAGCATGGCCACCAGCAGGGCCAGGTCGATCTCGCCGCCCAGCGCCAGCGCCACCGCGGTCACCAGCACCAGGGTGAAGGTGAGCTGGGCGACCCAGGAGTTGAGCAGCAGCGCGGGCACGCCGAGCAGCAGCGCGCGCCGCTCGGCGGTGCGCTGGCGCAGCAGCGCGTCGTCGAGCAGGGCGTGCCCGCGCTCGGTGGCGCCGAAGGAGCGCAGCACCCCCTGGGCGCCGGCGAACTCCACCACCCGGTCGCTGGTCTCGGCGGCGCTGTCGTGCACCCGCGCGTCGGTGCGCTGGGACAGGTGGGCCGACAGCCGGAAGGCGCCCCACAGCAGCGGCGCGGTGGCCAGCGCGGCCGCCGCCACCCGCCACTCCAGGAAGAACATCGCCGCGACCACGGTGGCCGGGGTGACCACCGCGGTGACCACCGGCTGGATCAGGTGCGCCGGGGCGCCGGAGACGTTCACCACCCCGCTGCCGGCCAGCTTGGCCCAGCCGCCCCACCCGGTCGCCGTCGAACCAGCCCAGCGGCAGCGTCACCGCGTGCTCGCCGATCCGGCGGTGCAGGATGCCCAGCAGGTGGCCGCTGACCGTGTAGCCCATCGTCTGCTGCACATAGGACAGCACCCAGCAGGCGACGGTCCCGGCGGCCAGCGCGGCCAGCCACCGGGCGGCCCCGGCGGTGTCGCCGTCCAGCAGCGCGCGCAGCACCGGCACCAGCAGGGTGAAGGTCAGGCCCTGCACCACGCAGTAGGCGATGAGCGCGGTGAAGTAGCGGCGCAGCAGCGCGGCCCCCGCCGGGTCCATGACGCGGAACAGGCTGCGGATCACGGTGCCTCCTTCCCCGGGGCGCCGGCGCCGCCGGACGCGCCGTCGGTGTCGTTCCGGGCGGGCTCGGGCGCGGTGCCGCCGGGCCCGCCCCCGCCGCCGTGCGCGGCCCACATGGCCGCGTACCGCCCGCCGGCGGCGATCAGCTCGGCGTGCGTGCCGCGCTCGACGATGCGGCCGCCGTCCAGCACCGCGATCTGGTCGGCGCCGGCGATGGTGGCCAGCCGGTGCGCGATGACCAGCAGGGTGCGCCCCTCCACCAGGCGGGACAGCGCCTCCTGGATCTCGGCCTCGGACTCGGGGTCGGCGAACGCGGTGGCCTCGTCCAGCACCAGCACCGGCGGGTCGGCCAGCAGAGCCCGGGCGATGCCGATCCGCTGGGCCTCGCCGCCGGAGAACCGGGCGTCCTCGCCGGCCACCGAGTCGTAGCCGCGCGGCAGCCGGGCGATCCGGTCGTGGATGCGCGCGGCGCGCGCGGCCCGCTCCACGTCGGCGGCGCCGGCGCCGGGCCGGCCCAGCGCGATGTTCTCCGCGACCGTGGTGCGCAGCAGCCGCGTCTCCTGGAAGACGAACCCGACGTGCCGGTAGAGCTCGGCGGGTTCGATGTGCCGCAGGTCGACCCCGCCGAGGGTGACGGCCCCCGCGGTGGGGTCGCGGAACCGGGGGAGCAGCTGGGCCAGCGTGGACTTGCCCGCGCCGGACGGGCCGACCAGCGCGGTGACGGTGCCCGGGCGCAGCTCCAGGTCGATGCCGCTGAGCACCTCGGTCCGCCCGTCGTAGCCGAAGGCGACGCCGGAGAAGCGGACGTGCTCGTCGGCGGGTGCTTCGGGGTGCACCACGGGGGGCAGCTCCTCGGCGGCCAGCACCTCGCCCACCCGCTCCGCGGCGGCCTTGGCGGTGCGCAGCCGGGTGGTGGTCTGCTCCAGCGCCAGCAGCGGGCCGGCCAGGCCCAGCCCGAGCAGGACGAAGGGCACCACGTCCACCGGCTCGGTCCAGCCGAGCGCGGTGAAGCCGGTGCCGGCCGCCAGCACCAGCAGCAGCACGGTCGGCGGGGCGACGGCGATGTAGGCCAGGGCGCTGGTCCGGGCCATCGGCCGCATCCAGGACAGGAAGAAGGCGCGGAAGTCGTCGGCGGCCTTCTGGAACGCGCGGTGCGCCTGCCCGCTCCGGCCGAAGACCTTGAGCACCGCGATGCCCTCGACGAACTCCACCACGGCCGCGTTGATCCGCGCCATCGCCTCGGAGTGCCGCGCCATCTGGTCGCCGAAGCCGCGCATCAGCAGCGCCATGGTGAGCGCGTACAGCGGCAGCGGCGCCAGGGTGACCAGGGCCAGCCGCCAGTCG containing:
- a CDS encoding ABC transporter ATP-binding protein, whose protein sequence is MVNVSGAPAHLIQPVVTAVVTPATVVAAMFFLEWRVAAAALATAPLLWGAFRLSAHLSQRTDARVHDSAAETSDRVVEFAGAQGVLRSFGATERGHALLDDALLRQRTAERRALLLGVPALLLNSWVAQLTFTLVLVTAVALALGGEIDLALLVAMLVLANRFVEPLSLLSEYGGALRVATANLRRAVELLETPPLPEPGAPREPESSDVSFTGVHFGYPAEGGEAVPVLKGVSFTAPEGGTTALVGPSGSGKTTVTRLIARFFDADAGTVAIGGVDVRDIGTEALMRRLALVFQDVYLFDGTIEENVRLGRPGATGAELREASRRARLDEVVDRLPDGWATRVGERGAQLSGGERQRVSIARALLKDAPIVLLDEATAALDPQNEAAVAEALGSLRAGRTVLVIAHRLETVRDADRILVLQDGRIREQGRHDELLAEGGLYAGFWRRRSQSRGWALRG
- a CDS encoding ABC transporter ATP-binding protein — protein: MAIETESTAGDWRTAGGAAAHAPPRSPAPATGTGLGTLLRPIRGRLAIALLLQVAASAAAIVPFIAVVELARILFAPGPVDPGQVWRVAGIAVVALAARFALFGAAGLITHFADNTLTLLLRRSIAARLGRVPLGWFDDRGSGRVKQVVQDDVTAMHHVVAHALLDIASAVVTPLLITGYLLWADWRLALVTLAPLPLYALTMALLMRGFGDQMARHSEAMARINAAVVEFVEGIAVLKVFGRSGQAHRAFQKAADDFRAFFLSWMRPMARTSALAYIAVAPPTVLLLVLAAGTGFTALGWTEPVDVVPFVLLGLGLAGPLLALEQTTTRLRTAKAAAERVGEVLAAEELPPVVHPEAPADEHVRFSGVAFGYDGRTEVLSGIDLELRPGTVTALVGPSGAGKSTLAQLLPRFRDPTAGAVTLGGVDLRHIEPAELYRHVGFVFQETRLLRTTVAENIALGRPGAGAADVERAARAARIHDRIARLPRGYDSVAGEDARFSGGEAQRIGIARALLADPPVLVLDEATAFADPESEAEIQEALSRLVEGRTLLVIAHRLATIAGADQIAVLDGGRIVERGTHAELIAAGGRYAAMWAAHGGGGGPGGTAPEPARNDTDGASGGAGAPGKEAP